A region of the Streptomyces durocortorensis genome:
ATCTTCGCGACGCGTTCGAGGGCCTCGGGCGAGCTGTTGGAGTGGTCGTCGAGCACGACGACCTCGTGGCCGGAGCGGAGGAGCTCGACGCAGGTGTGGCTGCCGATGAATCCGGCACCACCGGTGACCAGGACCGTCTGGGACACGGGGGACCTCATTTCTCGATCGGCCGCGGAGGCCGTCACCAGGCGTAGAAGCCGGTGAGATAGGAGGGGAAGACGACGATGGCGAACAGCAGGGGCAGCAGCGCCAGCAGCCCGGCGACGAGCGGAACCGCCGCCGTACGCAGGGCGTGCGGGACGGGCACACCGGTCGCGCGTGCCGTCTCCCTGACGTGCAGTCCGCCGATGGCGAGAGTCACGGCGGCATAGGAGGCCGAACCGAGGATGCAGAGGAAGACGTATCCGACGGCGGGGCCGGTGAACTGGCCGGCCAGGGCCGACCCCGACAGGAGCGTCGTGATCAGCAGATACGGGGCCACGGTGCGCAACGGCAGCCGCTCCGGGCCGTCGCGCTTCTTCGGTGTGACCTTGAAGGTGATCTGGCGGGGCCGCAGCTTCTGCATGACCGCTGCCATGACCCCCCACGCGACGTAGGGCCAGCGGGAGAGCCCGAAGAGCCAGATCTCCCAGCTGAAGATCGGGGAGTCCTTGGGACGCAGCAGGCCGCGGCGGCGGCAGAACAGCGTCAGCGCGATCAGCCAGACGGACATGCTCCAGAAATGCCCCAGGAACTCGAAGTAGTTGACGTTGATCCACGGGGCTCCGGTGATCGCGGCGATCGGCGGCAGCAGAATCCCCAGGACGGTCGCCACGGCGAGGAGCGGGTAGTACATCAGCGCCGCGCCGAAGCGAATCCTTAGCTTGAGCGGCATCCGGCCCAGGTGGCGCGGCAGCATGCTCAGGAGCATCACGGCCAGGCTGCGCGACCACTGGAACTCCTGGGTGATCATCGCGCCGAAGGTGAGGGGGCCCTCGCCGTGTGCCTCCGCGTCGATGGCGAACGCGCCCTGCCAGCCGGCCGAGCTGAGCAGGAAGGTGGTCGAGAAGTCCTCGGCGAGTTCGGGGCCGAGCCCGCCGATTTCCCGCAGCGCCCGGGTGCGGACGGCGTAGTGCGAGCCGATGCACACCGGCGCGAGACCGGCGGAGTGGCCCAGTTGTACGGGTCCGTGGAACATGGACTCGCGTTGCAGCCGCCCGCGCGCCGCCCAGGACCCGGCGGCGTTGGAGTCGCAGACGCTGGGAGCCGCGACGTAGCCGATGGACCGGTCCGCGAAGGGACGCACGACCTCGCGGAGGTAGCCGGGGTGCGGCACGTGGTCGCAGTCGAGCTGAGCGACCACGTCGTAGTCGGCGTAGCCCCAGTTGTCGTAGAAGTAGGCGAGGTTCCCTTCCTTGCAGCGGGTGCGCCGCGGCCACTCGGCCCGGTGGTAGCCGCTCACGCCGCGGCGGCAGGAGAGGCCGGCGCCGTGGGCCCGGCACCACTCGATGATGTCCTCGGTGGGGTCCTCGTCACACAGCCAGACGTCGTACGGGTGGGGGAAGTCCTGCCCGAGCATCGCCTCAAGGGTGGTTCGGGCGATGTCCCAGCCTTCGGACGGGGCGCGGGTGACCACGAACGCGGTACGGAGCTTGGGCACCGCTACGGCAGGGTCGAAGCGCCGCATACGGATCAGCGCGACGAGGAAGTGCACCGGCAGGTAGGTCAGATACAGCAGAAGCATGCTGTTGACGAGCATCCCCAGCCAGCCGATGCGGTGGGACGGCTCGAACCACCATGCCCAGAACCAGACCAGGCAGGCCAGCCAGCCGAGGGACAGCAGAGCGACGAGGCGTCGATCGGCCGGTGAGAACGTCCGCACGAAACTGGCGGGGTGGGTGGCGAGGCGGCGCGACGGCCTGGCCAGAACCGGTCCGTCCGGGCCGATGGAAGCCACCCCGCCATGGGACAGGGCACGGAACTCCTCGCTCAGTGCGGACCATTCCGCCGGGGAGCCGGGTGCCGCTCGGGGAGGCGGGAGGTCTTGGACGGTGCCGGTCCCGTTGACGGGTCCCTGCTCCAACGACGTCATGGGGGCGAGTTCTCCAGTGGGTGCGACAGCGGGCCGGGAGGACGGGCGTGGGGCCGGGGGAACGCGGTGGCGGAGTGGCGTCGAACGGCTGCGGCTGTGCGCCGGACACCGGGGGCTTTCGCGTCAGACACCGGGGGTGGACATTCCCGGTGCGGCGGCGACCGCCGGGCCGGGGATCGACTGCGGCGCGGTCGTCGCGGTCGCTGCCGACGTCAGCGGGACCGCCTCGTTCTGGCTGCCGCGGATCGCCGCGGCCGACATGCCGAGCAGCTCCGGGCGGGCACCGAAGTACGCGACGGTGCGGCGCAGGCCCTCGGTGATGTCCACCTCCGGCTCCCAGCCCAGTACCTCGCGGGCGCGGGTGATCACCGGGCGGCGGCGGACCGGGTCGTCC
Encoded here:
- a CDS encoding glycosyltransferase family 2 protein; its protein translation is MTSLEQGPVNGTGTVQDLPPPRAAPGSPAEWSALSEEFRALSHGGVASIGPDGPVLARPSRRLATHPASFVRTFSPADRRLVALLSLGWLACLVWFWAWWFEPSHRIGWLGMLVNSMLLLYLTYLPVHFLVALIRMRRFDPAVAVPKLRTAFVVTRAPSEGWDIARTTLEAMLGQDFPHPYDVWLCDEDPTEDIIEWCRAHGAGLSCRRGVSGYHRAEWPRRTRCKEGNLAYFYDNWGYADYDVVAQLDCDHVPHPGYLREVVRPFADRSIGYVAAPSVCDSNAAGSWAARGRLQRESMFHGPVQLGHSAGLAPVCIGSHYAVRTRALREIGGLGPELAEDFSTTFLLSSAGWQGAFAIDAEAHGEGPLTFGAMITQEFQWSRSLAVMLLSMLPRHLGRMPLKLRIRFGAALMYYPLLAVATVLGILLPPIAAITGAPWINVNYFEFLGHFWSMSVWLIALTLFCRRRGLLRPKDSPIFSWEIWLFGLSRWPYVAWGVMAAVMQKLRPRQITFKVTPKKRDGPERLPLRTVAPYLLITTLLSGSALAGQFTGPAVGYVFLCILGSASYAAVTLAIGGLHVRETARATGVPVPHALRTAAVPLVAGLLALLPLLFAIVVFPSYLTGFYAW